Proteins encoded within one genomic window of Variovorax sp. OAS795:
- a CDS encoding DUF4123 domain-containing protein: protein MSSSTYLQEAFAPEFAQQLVRWQEAMGGDSCWALVDGALAGAERILHLSAAYGDPVHAFEATHLHAYDELGLFLWPLASLLERDDAGALLSELTTVPAVSFIATSMPAGPTGDALAWLAGATTTDGLQLYLRIGDSRVLAPALANLTVQQMARLKRCVTAWAATDRAGRLAPLPLVATRSGPEVPSTANSIVLDNSAYNSILSACLPDMLHAELCRADPEFIGAGVQAVSAHEWFTNTLERARTKGASQFPDQVEFTRIARWNSETFENLPELASTWEALRQGGVSLTLLRQQWTDAQWHAIEVLTQREAQG, encoded by the coding sequence ATGAGCAGCTCTACTTATCTGCAGGAAGCATTCGCGCCCGAGTTTGCCCAGCAGCTTGTGCGCTGGCAAGAAGCGATGGGCGGCGACTCGTGCTGGGCACTGGTCGACGGCGCACTTGCCGGGGCCGAACGCATCCTGCATCTCTCGGCAGCCTATGGCGATCCTGTCCATGCCTTCGAGGCGACGCATCTCCATGCTTATGACGAACTGGGCCTTTTTCTGTGGCCGCTGGCGTCATTGCTGGAGCGCGACGATGCAGGCGCGCTCCTGAGCGAATTGACGACAGTGCCGGCGGTCAGCTTCATCGCCACATCGATGCCGGCAGGACCGACCGGCGACGCCCTCGCGTGGCTGGCTGGCGCGACCACCACGGACGGATTGCAGTTGTACCTGCGCATCGGTGACTCCCGCGTGCTGGCACCCGCATTGGCCAACCTGACGGTGCAGCAAATGGCGCGGCTCAAGCGCTGCGTCACAGCGTGGGCCGCAACGGACCGTGCGGGCCGACTGGCGCCGCTGCCGCTGGTTGCTACCAGGTCCGGCCCGGAAGTGCCATCAACCGCAAACAGCATCGTGCTCGACAACAGTGCCTACAACAGCATCCTGTCGGCATGCCTGCCCGACATGCTGCACGCCGAACTGTGCCGGGCCGACCCTGAATTCATCGGCGCGGGCGTGCAGGCGGTATCCGCTCATGAATGGTTCACCAACACCCTGGAACGTGCCCGGACCAAGGGCGCCAGCCAGTTCCCAGACCAGGTCGAGTTCACGCGCATTGCCCGGTGGAACTCCGAGACCTTCGAGAACCTGCCGGAACTGGCCTCGACCTGGGAGGCGTTGCGCCAGGGCGGCGTCTCGCTGACCTTACTGCGCCAGCAATGGACTGATGCGCAATGGCACGCCATCGAAGTGCTCACGCAACGCGAGGCGCAAGGCTGA
- the tssB gene encoding type VI secretion system contractile sheath small subunit, translated as MINNSSQKFIARNRAPRVQIEYDVEIYGSEKKIELPFVMGVLADLSGKPVQSLPSVSERKFLDLDIDNFDERMKAIQPRVAFAVPNTLSGEGQLMVDITFESIDDFSPAAVARKVEPLQRLLEARTQLSNLQTYMDGKAGAESLINKLMQDPALMKSLAAAPKPESVADKDGSEAAAA; from the coding sequence ATGATCAACAACAGCAGCCAAAAATTCATCGCCCGCAACCGGGCACCCCGCGTGCAGATCGAGTACGACGTGGAGATCTACGGCTCGGAGAAAAAGATAGAGCTTCCCTTCGTGATGGGCGTGCTGGCGGACCTGTCGGGAAAGCCGGTTCAGTCCTTGCCCTCGGTCAGCGAACGCAAGTTTCTCGACCTCGATATCGACAACTTCGACGAGCGCATGAAGGCGATCCAGCCGCGCGTGGCTTTCGCCGTGCCGAACACGCTTTCAGGTGAGGGCCAGCTGATGGTCGACATCACGTTCGAAAGCATCGACGACTTCTCGCCGGCCGCCGTGGCTCGCAAGGTCGAGCCGCTGCAGCGCCTGCTGGAGGCGCGCACGCAACTGTCCAACCTTCAAACCTATATGGACGGAAAGGCCGGCGCCGAAAGCCTCATCAACAAGCTCATGCAGGACCCTGCGCTGATGAAGTCGCTGGCCGCGGCGCCGAAGCCGGAGTCTGTCGCGGACAAGGATGGCTCAGAAGCAGCTGCGGCATGA
- the tssK gene encoding type VI secretion system baseplate subunit TssK, translating to MSWYNKVAWSEGLFLRPQLFQQQERYLEHLSHKRAAALSPFYWGFSHFAIDAESLSLGKVVLASAAGIFADGTPFDTPGQTPPPAPLTILPEHLEQIIHLAVPIRTPNGEETSFDEPGAATASLARFSVFDTELRDANSIGQGSKTVQLSRLRLRLLPQRELTDAWIGLPLTRVTTLRSDGSIALDTTLIPPVAGYAGSTLLKDWLTNLHGLCRLRAESLAARLSGNDGKSSEAAEVSDFLLLQILNRYEPLFEHWLRVGDTSPEQLYTALRTLSGELATFVRASTRRPRPHPAYEHANPYLSFKELIGDVQSLLNDVLVRSAQSIPLANRANGVRVASAEPSELQAFSSLVFAVAAHVPLDQLATQFPARCKVGPSDRLSELIRSHLPGIPLQTLPVPPRQIPFNAGFVYFQLDPRGPLWEHMVKHGGLALHVAGEFPGLRMELWGVREK from the coding sequence ATGAGTTGGTACAACAAGGTCGCCTGGAGCGAAGGCCTGTTTCTGCGACCGCAGTTGTTTCAGCAGCAGGAGCGGTATCTGGAGCATCTCTCGCACAAACGTGCGGCTGCGCTCAGTCCGTTCTACTGGGGCTTCAGCCATTTCGCCATCGATGCCGAATCTCTGTCGCTCGGCAAGGTCGTGCTCGCCAGCGCGGCCGGCATCTTTGCCGACGGAACACCGTTCGACACGCCCGGACAAACGCCGCCACCGGCGCCGCTCACGATTCTCCCTGAGCATCTGGAGCAGATCATTCATCTCGCGGTGCCGATCCGCACGCCCAACGGCGAAGAGACCAGCTTCGACGAGCCGGGGGCGGCTACCGCGTCTTTGGCGCGCTTCTCTGTGTTCGATACCGAGTTGCGCGATGCCAACTCCATTGGACAGGGATCGAAGACGGTTCAGTTGTCTCGCCTGCGCCTGCGCCTTCTGCCGCAGCGCGAACTGACCGACGCTTGGATCGGTCTTCCTCTTACCAGGGTGACCACACTGCGTTCGGATGGCAGCATAGCCTTGGACACCACGCTCATTCCGCCCGTTGCAGGTTATGCCGGCAGTACGCTGTTGAAAGACTGGCTTACCAACCTGCACGGCCTGTGCCGGCTTCGCGCCGAATCGCTCGCCGCCCGGTTGAGCGGCAACGATGGAAAGTCGAGCGAGGCGGCCGAAGTTTCCGACTTTCTGCTGCTGCAAATCCTCAACCGCTACGAACCCTTGTTCGAGCATTGGCTGCGTGTCGGCGACACGTCGCCCGAGCAACTCTACACAGCGCTGCGTACCTTGAGTGGAGAGCTTGCAACCTTCGTGCGGGCCAGTACCCGGCGTCCGCGGCCGCATCCTGCCTACGAACACGCCAACCCTTACTTGTCATTCAAGGAACTGATTGGCGATGTGCAATCGCTGCTCAATGACGTGCTGGTGCGCAGTGCGCAAAGTATTCCGTTGGCCAATCGCGCCAATGGCGTGCGCGTGGCCAGCGCCGAGCCGTCGGAACTTCAGGCCTTCTCAAGTCTGGTGTTTGCGGTCGCGGCGCATGTGCCACTCGATCAACTCGCTACGCAATTTCCGGCGCGCTGCAAGGTGGGACCGAGTGATCGATTAAGCGAACTCATTCGGTCGCACTTGCCCGGAATCCCTTTGCAGACCCTGCCTGTGCCTCCGCGACAGATCCCTTTCAACGCCGGCTTTGTGTACTTCCAGCTCGATCCTCGCGGACCGCTGTGGGAGCACATGGTCAAGCACGGCGGGCTCGCATTGCATGTGGCCGGGGAATTCCCCGGACTGCGCATGGAGTTGTGGGGAGTGAGGGAGAAATGA
- the tssI gene encoding type VI secretion system tip protein TssI/VgrG, with translation MLLTSRTLRVESPAIPVVLGRPALEPVRLSGREGLNSLFAYDLFLKTPDDLNLGASGAADWDLDSFIGREISCTIQLDGMGEFLPGAVGASVDHLGAGERHINALVTGACVWGEEGRHVQYKLTLRPWLHLATLSTDCRIFQNKSAIHILDELLADYAFPVDKRLIETYPSRDYQTQFNESDFAFFSRLTQEWGISYFFEHSATEGASGPGKHRLVLIDNMGAYKHNDSAAYREVQYHAPGWKTDAEYLHSFVPANHLTSGQYASRDYDYTRPKADLTQGRKDPRPTGQADAEVYQWHAGQAGSHYAQPKAGSAQANDPQAEGRQLALLRMQALRTHGARAQASGNLRGMVPGCTFRLQKHPRQQANAEYLILDTRLMIEDVAQDSQIREAADGRKQHWKVEVDFTAHPMSEPLRPALTQAKPFTHGPQTALVVGPEGQNLWTDELGRIKVQFPWDRIGQKNQHSTCWLRVASPWAGNQLGGVQLPRIGQEVIVDCIGGDPDLPVCTGRVHNQSNLPPWALPGQSALSGFRSRELTKEGGNSAAGRSNHLILDDTESKIQVQLKSDHQHSQLSLGHITRIEDNAGRKDPRGEGYELRTDGHGVLRAGEGMLISTEPRGNALRHAKDMGETVARLTQGCDQHEDLSTAAKQAEAHEAGDQDEVAKVIKTQTDAIKGQGGSKAEGRFPELAEPHLVLASPAGIETTTAQSTHIASLEHNALTSGGHTSISAGKSLLASAKEAIRLFAFKAGIKLVAANADVDIKALKKNIHLLAKLDITHTANKITITAKEEVQINGGTSYSRWNNAGIEHGTQGLWREHASIHSMVGPKSLPVPDSNFPEPVCKECLLKAQAAAAAFGTR, from the coding sequence ATGCTGCTGACCAGCCGAACCCTGCGCGTGGAGTCCCCCGCAATTCCCGTTGTCCTGGGCCGCCCGGCGCTCGAACCGGTGCGCCTGTCCGGCCGCGAAGGCCTGAACAGCCTGTTCGCGTACGACCTCTTCCTGAAGACCCCCGATGACCTGAACCTCGGCGCCAGCGGCGCGGCCGACTGGGACCTGGACAGCTTCATCGGCCGCGAGATCAGCTGCACCATCCAGCTGGACGGCATGGGCGAGTTCCTGCCCGGGGCCGTCGGCGCCTCCGTCGACCACCTGGGCGCCGGCGAGCGCCACATCAACGCCCTCGTCACCGGCGCCTGCGTCTGGGGCGAGGAGGGCCGCCATGTGCAGTACAAGCTCACCCTGCGCCCCTGGCTGCACCTGGCCACCCTGAGCACCGACTGCAGGATCTTCCAGAACAAGAGCGCCATCCACATCCTGGACGAACTGCTGGCCGACTATGCGTTCCCGGTCGACAAGCGCCTCATCGAGACCTACCCCAGCCGCGACTACCAGACCCAGTTCAACGAGAGCGACTTCGCGTTCTTCAGCCGCCTCACCCAGGAATGGGGCATCAGCTACTTCTTCGAGCATTCCGCGACCGAAGGGGCCTCCGGTCCCGGCAAGCACCGGCTCGTGCTCATCGACAACATGGGCGCGTACAAGCACAACGACAGCGCCGCCTACCGCGAGGTCCAATACCACGCCCCGGGCTGGAAGACCGATGCCGAATATCTGCACAGCTTCGTCCCCGCGAACCACCTGACCAGCGGCCAGTATGCCAGCCGCGACTACGACTACACCCGGCCCAAGGCCGACCTGACTCAGGGCCGCAAGGACCCGCGCCCGACCGGCCAGGCCGACGCCGAGGTCTACCAGTGGCATGCAGGGCAGGCTGGCAGCCACTACGCCCAGCCCAAGGCCGGCAGCGCCCAGGCCAACGACCCCCAGGCCGAAGGCCGCCAGCTCGCCCTCTTGCGCATGCAGGCCCTGCGCACCCATGGCGCCCGCGCCCAGGCCAGCGGCAACCTGCGCGGCATGGTCCCGGGCTGCACCTTCAGGCTTCAGAAGCATCCGCGCCAGCAGGCCAACGCCGAGTACCTGATCCTGGACACCCGCCTGATGATCGAGGACGTCGCGCAGGACAGCCAGATCCGGGAGGCGGCCGACGGCCGCAAGCAGCACTGGAAGGTCGAGGTCGACTTCACCGCCCATCCGATGTCCGAGCCGCTGCGCCCAGCGCTCACGCAGGCCAAGCCCTTCACCCACGGCCCGCAGACCGCGCTGGTGGTCGGCCCCGAAGGCCAGAACCTGTGGACCGACGAGCTCGGCCGCATCAAGGTGCAGTTTCCCTGGGACCGCATCGGCCAGAAGAACCAGCACAGCACCTGCTGGCTGCGCGTTGCCAGCCCATGGGCCGGCAACCAGCTGGGCGGCGTGCAGCTGCCGCGCATCGGCCAGGAGGTGATCGTCGACTGCATCGGCGGGGACCCGGACCTGCCGGTGTGCACGGGGCGGGTGCACAACCAGAGCAACCTGCCGCCCTGGGCGCTGCCGGGGCAGAGTGCGTTGTCGGGCTTCCGCTCGAGGGAACTCACCAAGGAAGGCGGCAACAGCGCTGCGGGCCGCAGCAATCACCTGATCCTCGATGACACCGAATCGAAGATCCAGGTGCAGCTCAAGAGCGACCACCAGCACAGCCAGCTGAGCCTGGGGCACATCACGCGCATCGAGGACAACGCAGGGCGCAAGGACCCGCGCGGCGAGGGCTATGAGCTGCGCACGGACGGCCACGGCGTGCTGCGCGCCGGCGAGGGCATGCTGATCAGCACCGAGCCGCGCGGCAATGCCCTCCGTCACGCCAAGGACATGGGCGAGACCGTGGCGCGCCTGACGCAGGGCTGCGATCAGCACGAGGATCTGTCCACAGCGGCGAAGCAGGCCGAGGCCCATGAAGCCGGCGATCAGGACGAGGTCGCAAAGGTGATCAAGACGCAGACCGATGCGATCAAGGGGCAAGGTGGCAGCAAGGCCGAAGGCCGGTTCCCCGAACTGGCCGAGCCGCACCTGGTGCTCGCAAGCCCGGCGGGCATCGAAACCACCACCGCCCAATCGACACACATTGCCAGCCTCGAGCACAACGCGCTCACCAGCGGCGGGCACACCAGCATCTCGGCGGGCAAGAGCCTGCTGGCGAGCGCCAAGGAAGCCATTCGCCTGTTCGCCTTTAAGGCCGGCATCAAGCTTGTGGCCGCCAATGCCGACGTCGACATCAAGGCACTGAAGAAGAACATCCACTTGCTGGCCAAGCTGGACATCACGCACACCGCCAACAAGATCACCATCACCGCCAAGGAAGAGGTACAGATCAACGGCGGCACCAGCTACAGCCGCTGGAACAACGCCGGCATCGAGCACGGCACACAGGGGCTCTGGCGGGAGCATGCCAGCATCCACAGCATGGTCGGGCCCAAGAGCCTGCCCGTGCCGGACTCCAATTTTCCTGAGCCGGTGTGCAAGGAATGCCTGCTCAAGGCGCAGGCGGCGGCCGCCGCATTTGGAACCCGCTGA
- a CDS encoding DUF3304 domain-containing protein has protein sequence MMAIDPMRRAVSLGQMFGRLLQLAMALALLALASACQPAELTEPAKPASYAAGITGYNFTSEGVQEFYVNGQWGSNLPPYGGGGGTTCCVNVLKHWRPGLVAKIDWTMGRWTTPYESRKHLPIREQIACCSAERTLSKTVPIERYDPEGGGLQVFFLPNDEIKVWVSNYDLGHEKHPSGMAYPKNPDPKEQ, from the coding sequence ATGATGGCAATCGACCCCATGCGCCGAGCCGTGTCTCTTGGCCAGATGTTCGGCCGCTTGCTGCAGCTTGCGATGGCTCTTGCGCTGCTGGCGCTTGCCAGCGCGTGCCAGCCGGCGGAACTCACCGAACCGGCCAAGCCCGCGTCCTACGCCGCAGGCATCACCGGCTACAACTTCACGTCGGAGGGCGTGCAGGAGTTCTACGTCAACGGCCAATGGGGCTCGAACCTACCGCCGTATGGCGGAGGCGGCGGTACGACGTGCTGCGTCAACGTGCTAAAGCACTGGCGCCCTGGCCTGGTCGCCAAGATCGATTGGACGATGGGCCGATGGACGACCCCTTACGAGAGCAGAAAACACCTGCCCATAAGAGAGCAAATTGCGTGCTGCTCGGCCGAGCGCACCCTCTCCAAAACCGTCCCCATAGAGCGCTATGACCCTGAAGGCGGCGGACTGCAGGTGTTCTTTCTGCCCAACGACGAAATCAAGGTGTGGGTCAGCAACTACGACCTTGGCCATGAGAAACATCCTTCCGGGATGGCCTATCCCAAGAACCCCGATCCCAAGGAGCAATGA
- a CDS encoding type VI secretion system tube protein Hcp, giving the protein MSQDIFLKINGIEGESLDSAHKNEIEVLAFNWRALQESTMHAGSGGGAGKATVEDLEFEHFVDRASPNLMKYCLTGKHVQEAKLTVRKAGGNPLEYLKFTFTDVIITSIQPFGSNSDELRVKERVRLSFSKIKQEYAVQNAQGGSGGAVTAGYDIKGNKES; this is encoded by the coding sequence ATGTCTCAGGATATCTTTCTCAAGATCAACGGAATCGAAGGCGAGTCGCTCGACTCGGCGCACAAGAACGAGATCGAGGTGCTGGCCTTCAATTGGCGCGCGCTGCAAGAGTCGACCATGCACGCGGGCTCTGGCGGCGGCGCCGGCAAGGCGACTGTGGAGGATCTGGAGTTCGAACATTTCGTCGATCGCGCCAGCCCCAACTTGATGAAGTATTGCCTTACCGGAAAGCACGTGCAGGAAGCCAAGCTCACGGTGCGCAAGGCCGGCGGCAACCCGCTGGAGTACCTCAAGTTCACGTTCACCGACGTCATCATCACGAGCATCCAGCCCTTCGGTTCCAACTCGGATGAACTGCGAGTCAAGGAACGCGTGCGCCTGTCGTTCTCTAAGATCAAGCAGGAATACGCCGTGCAGAACGCACAGGGTGGAAGCGGCGGTGCCGTCACCGCGGGCTACGACATCAAGGGCAACAAGGAGTCCTGA
- the tssC gene encoding type VI secretion system contractile sheath large subunit produces the protein MRSNTKQAASVSTQIADASDFSLLLDKEFKPKTEEARGAVEAAVRTLAEQALVNASTMTDDAYSSIEAIIAEIDRKLSEQINLVLHKEEFQKLESAWRGMHHLVSNTETDEKLKIRFMDVSKDELRRTMRRHKGIAWDQSPVFKRIYEEEYGQLGGEPYGCLVADYYFDHTPADVELLGAIAKISAASHAPFIAGSAPSLLGMESWQELANPRDLAKITSNLEHAPWNSLRDTEDSRYVGLAMPRFLARLPYGVKTNPVDEFDFEEETDGADHKNYVWNNAAYAMAVNINRSFKLYGWCTMIRGVESGGTVENLPCHTFPTDDGGFDMKCPTEIAISDRREAELAKAGLIPLVHRKNTDHAAFIGAQSMQKPQEYMDLDATANANLSARLPYLFASTRFAHYLKCIVRDKIGTFKERDDMQRWLNEWIMHYVDADPTNSSQDTKARRPLAAAEVVVEDIEGNPGFYSAKFFLRPHFQLEGLTVSLRLVAKLPSLKEAA, from the coding sequence ATGAGATCAAACACCAAACAGGCCGCATCCGTTTCGACGCAAATTGCGGACGCTTCGGACTTTTCCTTGTTGCTCGACAAGGAGTTCAAGCCCAAGACTGAAGAAGCCCGCGGTGCTGTGGAAGCCGCCGTTCGCACGCTGGCCGAGCAGGCACTGGTCAACGCCTCCACCATGACAGACGATGCCTACAGCAGCATCGAAGCCATCATTGCCGAGATTGATCGCAAGCTCTCGGAGCAGATCAACCTCGTGCTGCACAAGGAAGAGTTCCAGAAGCTCGAATCTGCCTGGCGCGGCATGCATCACCTGGTGTCCAACACGGAGACCGACGAGAAGCTCAAGATCCGCTTCATGGACGTATCCAAGGACGAGTTGCGCCGCACGATGCGCCGCCACAAAGGCATCGCCTGGGACCAGAGCCCGGTGTTCAAGCGCATCTACGAAGAAGAGTACGGCCAGCTGGGCGGAGAACCCTACGGTTGCCTCGTCGCCGACTACTACTTCGATCACACGCCCGCCGACGTCGAATTGCTGGGCGCGATCGCCAAGATCTCGGCAGCCTCGCACGCTCCTTTCATCGCCGGTTCGGCCCCGTCGCTGCTGGGCATGGAGTCGTGGCAGGAACTGGCCAATCCACGCGACCTTGCAAAGATCACATCGAACCTCGAGCACGCCCCCTGGAATTCGCTGCGTGACACCGAAGACTCGCGTTACGTGGGCCTTGCCATGCCGCGCTTCCTCGCGCGCCTGCCCTATGGCGTGAAGACCAACCCTGTCGACGAGTTCGATTTCGAAGAAGAAACCGACGGCGCCGATCACAAGAACTACGTATGGAACAACGCGGCCTACGCAATGGCCGTCAACATCAACCGCAGCTTCAAGCTCTACGGCTGGTGCACGATGATCCGTGGCGTGGAGTCGGGCGGCACGGTGGAGAACCTGCCTTGCCATACCTTCCCCACCGATGACGGCGGCTTCGACATGAAGTGCCCGACCGAGATCGCAATCTCGGATCGCCGTGAAGCCGAACTCGCCAAGGCGGGCTTGATTCCGCTGGTGCATCGAAAGAACACCGACCACGCCGCCTTCATTGGCGCGCAGTCGATGCAAAAGCCGCAGGAGTACATGGACCTCGACGCGACAGCCAACGCCAACTTGTCGGCGCGGCTGCCGTATCTCTTCGCTAGCACCCGTTTTGCGCACTACCTCAAGTGCATCGTGCGCGACAAGATCGGCACGTTCAAGGAGCGCGACGACATGCAGCGTTGGCTCAACGAATGGATCATGCATTACGTCGATGCCGACCCCACCAACTCGTCGCAGGATACCAAGGCACGTCGTCCGCTGGCCGCCGCGGAAGTGGTGGTCGAAGACATCGAAGGCAATCCCGGCTTCTATAGCGCGAAGTTCTTCCTTCGTCCGCACTTCCAACTCGAAGGCCTCACGGTTTCATTGCGGTTGGTGGCCAAGCTGCCATCGCTGAAGGAAGCCGCCTGA
- the tssH gene encoding type VI secretion system ATPase TssH — translation MAIARRVLFGKLNPTLFRAAESATAFAKLRGNPYVELTHWIHQLWQLSDSDFHRICRYYQIEAQAMERDLALALSALPAGATSLSDFSHHIASAVERAWILSSLEFGDNHIRGAWLLTALAQTPELRAVLIGISPQFRKIPADQASDALAAVIAGSPEEREGPYEGAGLGAAVPGEASGAVSDASQEGSALTKYCVDLTERARSGKIDPVIGRAYEIRTMVDILLRRRQNNPLLTGEAGVGKTAVVEGLALAIAASEVPPALRKVRLLSLDVGALLAGASMRGEFEARLKSLLTEAEQSPEPIILFVDEVHALVGAGGQAGTGDAANLLKPALARGTLRTVGATTWTEYKRHIEKDPALTRRFQVLQVMEPEEASAVEMVRGLVPTFMRHHGVAVLDEAVRAAVVLSHRYIPSRQLPDKAISLLDTACARVAMSLHTPPLAVENLRQRLAGLLTELELLAQEGVVAHGASERSERVAAAAARMDQTRADLEIQEARWQDELSLVQQILVQRVLENDGAIKNQERNPSPAPSAELAALEAALIERQQDHPLIFPQVDEAVVASIIADWTGVPVGRMVRDEVAAVFELHATLDRRVIGQGTALAAIAERVQTARARLTDPGKPVGVFLLVGPSGVGKTETALALAEAMYGGEQNLITINMSEFQEAHTVSTLKGSPPGYVGYGEGGVLTEAVRRKPYSVILLDEVEKAHPDVHEIFYQVFDKGWMEDGEGRRIDFRNSTILLTSNTGSELIANLCEDPALIPDTAGLREALQPLLRKVFPAAFIGRLSVVPYLPLEEAALAQIVALHLGRVVARMREQHGIALTCTPALAAHIIAQCGTHETGARRLIGFIEQRLLPVLARHWLEALQGKRQIVRINADAGDTASEHGSLQASEGGDAIACQIEYA, via the coding sequence GTGGCCATCGCTCGAAGAGTCTTGTTCGGCAAGCTCAACCCCACACTTTTTCGCGCCGCCGAGTCGGCAACTGCATTCGCAAAGCTGCGCGGTAATCCATACGTCGAGCTCACGCACTGGATTCATCAGCTTTGGCAGCTTAGCGACAGCGATTTCCACCGGATCTGCCGCTACTACCAAATCGAAGCGCAGGCCATGGAACGGGATCTGGCCCTGGCGCTGTCGGCACTGCCTGCAGGCGCCACTTCGTTGAGTGATTTCTCGCATCACATCGCGTCAGCAGTCGAGCGGGCATGGATTCTCTCCAGCCTGGAGTTTGGCGACAACCACATTCGCGGTGCGTGGTTGCTGACAGCTTTGGCGCAAACGCCTGAGCTGCGCGCGGTCTTGATCGGCATATCGCCGCAGTTCCGAAAAATCCCCGCCGATCAGGCGTCGGATGCACTGGCCGCCGTCATTGCAGGATCGCCTGAAGAACGCGAGGGGCCTTATGAGGGGGCGGGCTTGGGTGCCGCCGTGCCGGGCGAGGCGAGCGGTGCAGTCTCGGACGCGTCGCAAGAGGGGTCAGCGCTCACCAAGTACTGCGTCGATCTGACCGAACGTGCCCGTTCGGGAAAGATTGACCCGGTGATTGGTCGCGCGTACGAGATTCGCACGATGGTCGACATCTTGCTGCGGCGCCGTCAGAACAATCCACTGCTCACCGGTGAAGCTGGCGTGGGCAAGACGGCGGTGGTGGAGGGCCTTGCGCTGGCCATTGCGGCCAGCGAGGTGCCCCCGGCGCTGCGCAAAGTTCGACTTTTGAGCCTGGACGTAGGGGCCCTGTTGGCGGGGGCGAGCATGCGCGGCGAATTCGAAGCGCGGCTCAAAAGTTTGCTGACCGAGGCGGAGCAATCGCCCGAGCCGATCATCCTCTTCGTGGACGAGGTCCACGCGCTGGTCGGGGCAGGCGGACAGGCCGGCACCGGCGATGCCGCCAATCTGCTCAAGCCTGCATTGGCGCGCGGCACGCTGCGTACTGTGGGCGCCACCACCTGGACAGAATACAAGCGCCACATCGAAAAGGATCCGGCACTCACGCGGCGTTTTCAAGTGCTGCAGGTCATGGAGCCGGAAGAAGCTTCGGCGGTGGAAATGGTGCGGGGGTTGGTGCCGACCTTCATGCGGCATCACGGGGTTGCGGTGCTGGACGAAGCAGTGCGGGCAGCCGTCGTTCTGTCGCACCGGTACATTCCCAGCCGCCAACTTCCTGACAAGGCCATCAGCCTGTTGGACACCGCATGCGCCCGCGTGGCGATGTCATTGCATACGCCGCCCCTTGCCGTTGAAAACCTACGCCAGCGCTTGGCGGGCCTGCTGACCGAGCTGGAACTTCTGGCGCAGGAGGGCGTGGTCGCCCATGGGGCCTCGGAGCGTTCGGAGCGTGTTGCCGCTGCCGCAGCGCGAATGGACCAGACGCGCGCCGATCTCGAAATCCAGGAGGCCCGATGGCAGGACGAGCTCTCGCTGGTCCAGCAAATACTGGTGCAGCGGGTGCTCGAAAACGACGGTGCGATCAAAAATCAAGAACGCAACCCCAGCCCTGCTCCCTCGGCTGAACTGGCGGCGCTTGAAGCGGCGCTGATCGAGCGCCAGCAGGATCATCCATTGATCTTTCCGCAGGTGGACGAGGCGGTCGTCGCTTCCATCATCGCGGACTGGACCGGCGTGCCGGTAGGACGCATGGTCAGGGACGAGGTCGCGGCGGTTTTCGAGCTTCACGCCACGCTCGACCGCCGTGTGATCGGGCAGGGAACTGCGTTGGCAGCCATTGCCGAGCGCGTGCAGACGGCACGTGCGCGTCTCACCGATCCCGGCAAGCCGGTTGGGGTTTTTCTGTTGGTTGGGCCCTCAGGGGTCGGCAAGACGGAGACCGCACTCGCCTTGGCCGAAGCGATGTATGGCGGCGAGCAGAACCTGATCACCATCAACATGAGCGAGTTTCAGGAGGCGCACACCGTATCCACGCTCAAGGGATCCCCGCCCGGGTATGTCGGTTACGGAGAGGGCGGCGTGCTAACCGAGGCCGTGCGCCGCAAGCCCTATAGCGTGATCCTGCTCGATGAGGTCGAGAAGGCGCATCCCGATGTGCATGAAATCTTCTACCAAGTCTTCGACAAAGGCTGGATGGAAGACGGTGAAGGACGCCGCATCGATTTTCGCAATAGCACGATTCTCCTGACCAGCAACACGGGCTCGGAGTTGATTGCGAACCTTTGCGAGGATCCGGCCTTGATTCCCGATACCGCGGGCTTGCGCGAGGCGTTGCAGCCATTGTTGCGCAAAGTGTTCCCCGCGGCTTTCATTGGCCGGCTCTCGGTCGTTCCGTACCTGCCCTTGGAAGAGGCCGCGCTCGCGCAGATCGTTGCCCTTCATCTGGGGCGTGTGGTGGCGCGCATGAGAGAGCAGCACGGCATCGCATTGACCTGCACACCCGCTTTGGCGGCGCACATCATCGCCCAATGCGGCACCCACGAAACCGGTGCCCGCCGCCTGATCGGGTTCATCGAGCAGCGATTGCTCCCTGTGCTTGCGCGCCACTGGCTGGAAGCCCTGCAAGGCAAGCGCCAGATCGTCCGGATCAATGCGGATGCAGGGGATACCGCATCCGAGCACGGCTCGCTCCAGGCTTCCGAGGGAGGAGATGCCATCGCCTGTCAGATCGAATACGCATGA